A genomic window from Providencia alcalifaciens includes:
- the manA gene encoding mannose-6-phosphate isomerase has translation MLKMINQIQHYDWGSKTALNELYGYPNPDNLPMAELWMGAHPKASSEVISPLTHQKISLNAFIKENPEKILSKHIAEHFGRLPYLFKVLCAAQPLSVQVHPNKHDAEIGFAKENAQGIPLDSPIRNYKDDNHKPELIYALTPFKAMNAFRPIDEIAELFSFIAAAHPEIQLFVQTPSEERLKKLFAQILNLTGEQKNLAIGVLKAALNSKQGEPWNSIKQMVNLYPDDSGLFTPLMLNIVELQPGDAMFLAARTPHAYLEGVGLEVMANSDNVLRAGLTSKHIDVQELIDNIDFKSINAEDLFNIPEKSGNVWKYKIPVEDFSFNIYSIDCSGLSITNHVASILFCIEGKLVLRSGNQEINMNSGESVFLPAYEDNISIKGNGQLARVFNF, from the coding sequence ATGCTAAAAATGATAAACCAAATCCAACACTATGATTGGGGAAGTAAAACAGCCCTCAATGAACTGTATGGTTATCCTAATCCGGATAATTTACCTATGGCTGAACTTTGGATGGGTGCTCACCCCAAAGCCAGTTCTGAGGTCATATCCCCCTTAACACATCAGAAAATCTCGTTAAATGCCTTCATTAAAGAAAACCCAGAGAAAATACTGAGTAAACATATTGCCGAGCATTTTGGTCGCCTGCCTTATTTATTTAAAGTGCTGTGTGCTGCACAGCCTCTATCTGTTCAGGTTCATCCAAATAAGCATGATGCAGAAATAGGATTTGCTAAAGAAAATGCGCAAGGGATCCCTTTAGATTCTCCTATACGTAATTATAAAGATGATAATCATAAACCCGAGTTGATTTATGCATTAACCCCTTTTAAAGCAATGAATGCATTTCGTCCTATAGATGAAATTGCCGAATTATTTAGCTTTATTGCAGCCGCGCACCCTGAAATTCAACTTTTCGTTCAAACACCAAGCGAAGAACGACTTAAAAAATTATTTGCACAGATTCTTAATCTGACTGGCGAACAAAAAAATCTTGCTATAGGGGTATTAAAAGCTGCATTAAATAGCAAACAAGGTGAGCCTTGGAATTCAATTAAACAAATGGTGAACTTATATCCAGACGATAGTGGTTTATTTACACCTTTAATGCTAAATATCGTTGAATTACAGCCAGGTGACGCCATGTTTTTAGCAGCTAGAACGCCTCACGCCTATTTAGAAGGTGTCGGGTTAGAAGTGATGGCTAATTCAGATAACGTCTTACGAGCGGGATTAACCAGTAAACATATCGATGTTCAAGAACTGATTGATAATATTGATTTTAAATCAATTAACGCTGAGGATTTGTTCAATATCCCCGAAAAATCTGGAAATGTCTGGAAATATAAGATCCCAGTAGAAGATTTTTCATTTAATATATATTCTATTGACTGCTCTGGCTTATCCATAACTAATCATGTTGCTTCAATTTTGTTTTGTATTGAAGGCAAGTTAGTATTGCGATCAGGTAATCAAGAAATAAACATGAATTCTGGTGAATCTGTTTTCTTACCTGCTTATGAGGATAACATTTCTATTAAAGGAAATGGTCAATTAGCCCGAGTATTTAATTTTTAG
- a CDS encoding YdgA family protein has protein sequence MKKSLVAVGVIVALGAVWTGASWYTGSKVEAELNKVITNSNAFITANNPSADVVFKLENYKRGVFSSQADIVITSTTSADENIVFNADISHGPLPLSQVAKFNLMPKLGAVNVELANTNATKELFEATKGKPFMHGSAVIGYSKNVDSSIELIPLEYTKDDGKFSFSGAKFDIATGSDLSTIDATLVTDSLVISSTKEEGSITMKGLKLVSNVTKSQHGFYTGTQSFVIADTDVNIPETKFSFKNLDVSSDTSINGDDVKGNISYKISDVKALEQNLGSGELTVAIEKLDAKALGKFVEQYNQALADGLATGNPGEVSEKIAMQMMTTTLPELMKSKPVLTMSPFYWKNDAGQSSIDLSITFNKWNQDEITALAMQNKVDEAFKQLITSFDFSMKLNKPMVIESMTQAMILDGGVAASAEDKKAVQEQVSEEFAGVQQMLTADMFSNPFEEMFMTDEQRAEKAKEKKHPWMIDSENDLTMTVKFSGNDLTFNDDKYTLAEFLIKMKMMPGAEDEMGYEEEAQPADGAEIAEPAIEAEQPAEAPAAQ, from the coding sequence ATGAAAAAGTCATTAGTTGCGGTAGGTGTTATCGTTGCTCTGGGCGCAGTATGGACTGGTGCATCATGGTACACAGGTTCAAAAGTTGAAGCTGAACTGAATAAAGTGATTACGAATTCCAATGCGTTTATCACCGCTAACAATCCAAGTGCTGATGTTGTCTTTAAATTAGAGAACTACAAACGTGGTGTTTTCTCTTCTCAAGCTGACATCGTCATTACTTCAACCACTTCTGCTGACGAAAACATCGTCTTTAACGCGGATATTTCACACGGTCCACTGCCATTATCTCAAGTGGCTAAATTCAACCTGATGCCAAAACTGGGCGCAGTGAATGTTGAATTAGCGAACACTAATGCAACTAAAGAGCTGTTTGAAGCGACTAAAGGCAAGCCATTCATGCATGGTTCTGCGGTTATCGGCTACAGCAAAAACGTAGATTCTAGCATTGAGCTGATCCCACTTGAGTACACAAAAGATGACGGTAAGTTCTCTTTCAGTGGCGCTAAGTTTGATATCGCAACAGGTTCTGATTTAAGCACCATTGATGCAACTTTAGTAACTGATAGCTTAGTTATTAGCAGCACCAAGGAAGAAGGCTCTATCACTATGAAAGGCCTGAAGCTGGTTTCTAACGTAACGAAATCTCAGCACGGCTTTTATACTGGTACTCAATCTTTCGTGATCGCAGATACCGATGTTAACATCCCTGAAACTAAGTTTTCGTTCAAAAACCTAGACGTTTCAAGTGATACTTCTATCAACGGTGATGATGTTAAAGGTAACATTTCTTACAAAATCAGCGATGTAAAAGCTTTAGAGCAAAACTTAGGTTCTGGTGAGCTGACTGTTGCTATCGAAAAATTAGATGCAAAAGCATTAGGTAAATTTGTTGAGCAATACAACCAAGCACTGGCTGATGGCTTAGCAACAGGCAACCCAGGTGAAGTTAGCGAAAAAATCGCAATGCAGATGATGACCACGACTCTGCCAGAGCTGATGAAAAGCAAGCCGGTGCTCACTATGAGCCCGTTCTACTGGAAAAACGATGCAGGTCAAAGTTCTATCGACCTGAGCATCACATTCAACAAGTGGAATCAAGACGAAATCACAGCGTTGGCAATGCAAAACAAAGTGGATGAAGCGTTCAAACAACTGATCACTTCTTTTGACTTCAGCATGAAACTGAACAAGCCAATGGTCATTGAGTCAATGACTCAAGCGATGATCTTAGATGGCGGCGTTGCAGCATCAGCAGAAGACAAGAAAGCGGTTCAAGAGCAAGTTTCTGAAGAGTTCGCAGGCGTTCAACAAATGCTGACTGCAGATATGTTCTCTAACCCGTTTGAAGAAATGTTCATGACTGATGAACAACGCGCAGAAAAAGCGAAAGAGAAAAAACACCCTTGGATGATCGACAGCGAAAACGATTTAACCATGACTGTTAAATTCTCTGGTAATGACCTGACCTTCAACGACGACAAATATACCTTAGCTGAATTCTTAATTAAGATGAAAATGATGCCGGGCGCAGAAGATGAAATGGGTTACGAAGAAGAAGCACAACCTGCTGATGGTGCAGAAATTGCAGAACCTGCAATTGAAGCAGAACAACCAGCAGAAGCGCCAGCTGCACAGTAA
- the add gene encoding adenosine deaminase codes for MINKQLPLTDLHRHLDGNIRPETILSLAQQHHIQLPADEIEALRPHVQIMGQEADLVGFLTKLDWGVAVLADLDACKRVAFENVEDAFNAGIDYAELRFSPYYMAMKHQLPVEGVVGAVIDGIAAGCRQYDIQVNLIGILSRTFGQQACAIELDGLLAHRDKLCALDLAGDELGFPGALFEEHFTKARNTGLNITVHAGEAAGAASIWHAIKHLGAQRIGHGVKAIEDPELIEFLAKNNIGIESCLTSNIQTSTVPSLVQHPLKTFLSHGVLASINTDDPAVQGIELPYEYNVAAPQAGLTPAEIEQAQRNGLTMAFLSDSEKAALTRKAANR; via the coding sequence GTGATAAACAAACAACTCCCACTCACGGATTTACATCGCCACCTTGATGGCAATATTCGCCCTGAAACCATCCTTTCCCTTGCACAACAACATCATATTCAGCTTCCCGCAGATGAAATTGAAGCATTACGCCCTCACGTTCAAATTATGGGACAAGAAGCCGATTTAGTAGGTTTTCTGACTAAACTGGATTGGGGAGTTGCTGTTCTTGCGGATTTAGATGCTTGTAAGCGCGTTGCATTTGAAAACGTGGAAGATGCATTCAACGCAGGCATCGATTATGCAGAGTTGCGTTTCTCCCCTTACTATATGGCCATGAAGCACCAACTTCCTGTTGAAGGTGTTGTTGGCGCAGTTATTGATGGCATTGCCGCTGGCTGCCGCCAATATGATATCCAAGTCAATTTGATTGGTATTTTAAGCCGTACATTTGGACAGCAAGCTTGCGCCATAGAATTAGACGGTCTTCTCGCTCATCGAGATAAACTGTGTGCTCTCGATTTAGCCGGCGATGAGTTAGGATTCCCTGGCGCCCTATTTGAAGAGCATTTTACCAAAGCACGTAATACAGGGCTCAATATCACTGTTCATGCAGGTGAAGCCGCTGGCGCAGCCAGTATTTGGCATGCGATCAAGCATTTAGGTGCTCAGCGTATTGGTCATGGCGTAAAAGCCATTGAAGACCCAGAATTGATTGAGTTTTTAGCAAAAAATAACATTGGTATTGAAAGCTGCTTAACTTCAAACATTCAAACCAGCACCGTTCCTTCACTGGTTCAGCACCCATTGAAAACATTTTTATCCCACGGCGTATTGGCATCAATTAATACCGATGACCCTGCTGTTCAAGGTATCGAGCTACCCTACGAATATAATGTTGCTGCACCGCAAGCGGGCCTAACACCGGCGGAAATTGAGCAAGCCCAACGTAATGGTTTAACCATGGCATTCCTCTCAGATAGCGAAAAAGCCGCATTGACGCGTAAAGCTGCGAATCGATAA
- a CDS encoding bile acid:sodium symporter family protein, translating to MNLLAKLKIDSFLLIMIGVVVIASIFPCEGEVKTVFQHLTTAAIALLFFMHGAKLSRESIVAGMGHWRLHLLVFASTFILFPIIGIALRFMVPHWMSPTVYMGFLYLCALPATVQSAIAFTSVAGGNVAAAICSASASSILGVFLSPVLVGVLMDTDGSQAMDTLNAIGSIMLQLMVPFIVGHLCRPLIANWINRHKRLVNTTDRSSILLVVYVAFSEAVVEGIWQTIDAYSLFIITLVSCVVLVMVMVINVMSARLLGFSKEDEITILFCGSKKSLANGVPMANVLFPAATVGIILLPLMIFHQIQLMVCAVIAQKYAKRLEKQ from the coding sequence ATGAATTTATTAGCAAAACTTAAAATAGACTCTTTTTTGTTGATCATGATTGGCGTGGTTGTCATCGCCAGTATTTTCCCATGTGAAGGGGAAGTCAAAACCGTTTTTCAGCATCTAACCACAGCGGCAATCGCGCTACTGTTTTTTATGCATGGTGCTAAGTTATCCCGAGAATCTATCGTCGCAGGGATGGGGCACTGGCGGCTTCATTTACTGGTATTTGCCAGTACTTTTATTCTCTTTCCCATTATTGGTATCGCGTTACGCTTTATGGTGCCTCATTGGATGTCACCGACGGTGTATATGGGGTTTCTCTATTTATGTGCATTGCCGGCAACCGTACAATCAGCGATTGCATTTACCTCGGTTGCAGGGGGCAACGTTGCCGCTGCGATTTGCAGCGCTTCGGCATCCAGCATTCTAGGGGTTTTCCTCTCACCCGTTTTGGTGGGGGTATTAATGGATACCGACGGCAGCCAAGCCATGGACACTTTGAACGCGATTGGCTCAATTATGTTGCAATTAATGGTGCCGTTTATTGTCGGGCATCTATGTCGCCCGTTAATCGCCAACTGGATCAATCGACATAAAAGATTGGTTAATACCACTGACCGCTCATCGATTCTTCTTGTGGTTTACGTGGCGTTCAGTGAAGCGGTTGTGGAGGGGATCTGGCAAACTATCGATGCTTATTCATTGTTTATCATTACATTAGTTTCTTGCGTCGTGTTAGTGATGGTGATGGTGATTAACGTGATGTCAGCGCGCCTTCTTGGATTCAGTAAAGAAGATGAAATTACCATTCTGTTCTGTGGCTCTAAAAAGAGTTTAGCAAACGGCGTCCCCATGGCGAACGTTTTATTCCCCGCGGCAACGGTAGGGATTATTTTGCTACCATTAATGATTTTTCATCAAATCCAATTAATGGTGTGTGCAGTGATAGCCCAGAAATATGCCAAACGATTAGAAAAACAGTAA
- a CDS encoding oxidoreductase, with product MSKPIKVGIVGYGYASKTFHAPFLAMLEEFELTTISSSDASKVHADHPNVKVVGTPEELFADDEIELVVIPTPNDTHYPLACKALAAGKHVVVDKPFTLDVKEAEDLQQRAEKSGKLLSVYHNRRWDSGYRTVKKILQDGCLGEIKYYESHFDRFRPVVRQRWREANIPGAGIWYDLGPHVIDQVLQYFGKPKGITVDLGIIRPGAQAVDYFHAMLDYADKKVVLHSTTLAAAPMPIYTIHGMKGSYVKYGLDTQEDALKSGAIPQGEHWGEDPNHGVVTLSQDDEMITKPWNNEKGNYGGYYEAIHGAIRLGKPNPVTPSEAIDIMKLIEAGMQSAKEKRTIENIF from the coding sequence ATGTCCAAACCAATTAAAGTTGGGATTGTCGGGTACGGTTATGCCAGCAAAACTTTCCATGCCCCATTTTTAGCCATGTTAGAAGAGTTTGAACTAACTACAATCTCCAGTAGCGATGCCAGCAAAGTTCATGCCGACCATCCTAATGTTAAGGTGGTTGGAACACCGGAAGAACTGTTCGCGGATGATGAAATTGAACTGGTGGTGATCCCAACCCCAAATGACACTCACTACCCATTAGCCTGTAAAGCGCTAGCGGCGGGTAAGCATGTGGTTGTCGATAAACCCTTTACACTCGATGTTAAAGAAGCCGAAGACCTACAGCAACGAGCTGAAAAATCAGGTAAATTGCTATCGGTTTATCATAATCGCCGCTGGGATTCTGGTTATCGGACCGTGAAAAAAATCCTGCAAGATGGCTGTTTAGGTGAGATTAAATATTATGAATCTCATTTTGACCGTTTTCGTCCTGTGGTTAGACAACGCTGGCGTGAAGCCAATATTCCAGGTGCAGGGATTTGGTACGATTTAGGACCGCACGTTATTGACCAAGTACTGCAATATTTTGGCAAGCCAAAAGGGATTACGGTGGATCTTGGTATTATTCGCCCAGGTGCGCAAGCGGTGGATTATTTCCATGCAATGCTGGATTACGCAGATAAAAAAGTGGTTCTACACTCAACAACGCTTGCCGCTGCGCCAATGCCAATCTATACCATTCATGGAATGAAGGGCAGTTACGTGAAATATGGTCTGGATACTCAAGAAGATGCGTTAAAAAGCGGTGCTATTCCGCAAGGAGAGCATTGGGGGGAAGATCCGAACCATGGTGTTGTGACCCTGTCACAAGATGATGAGATGATAACGAAGCCGTGGAACAATGAGAAAGGCAACTATGGCGGCTATTATGAAGCCATTCATGGCGCTATCCGTCTCGGTAAACCAAATCCAGTGACGCCAAGTGAAGCCATCGATATTATGAAATTGATTGAAGCCGGTATGCAATCAGCGAAAGAAAAACGTACCATCGAAAATATTTTCTAA
- a CDS encoding DUF2569 domain-containing protein, whose protein sequence is MTSVYNAGRITGWLLVPASYLLLTLFAACSMTVMYCIKFYEIVTTVENWSSFITPQWYLSFAISLAMSLFSVHVAQLMFKRSRHFPRRFTIWLLALMLIGLKTFAFSPIDDQAALQILAWPLLGAAFFVPYMKISKRVKMTFTQDR, encoded by the coding sequence ATGACTTCTGTTTATAACGCAGGCCGCATTACTGGCTGGCTATTAGTCCCTGCTAGCTATTTACTGCTGACATTATTTGCTGCTTGCAGCATGACCGTGATGTACTGCATTAAGTTTTATGAAATTGTGACCACCGTTGAAAATTGGAGTAGTTTCATTACTCCTCAGTGGTATTTATCATTCGCTATTAGCCTCGCTATGTCACTGTTTAGCGTGCATGTAGCGCAATTGATGTTTAAACGCTCTCGCCACTTCCCCCGTCGTTTTACTATCTGGCTATTAGCATTAATGTTAATCGGGCTAAAAACCTTCGCCTTTTCCCCGATTGATGACCAAGCAGCCTTGCAAATCCTTGCATGGCCACTCTTAGGGGCTGCTTTTTTCGTCCCATATATGAAAATTTCTAAACGTGTGAAAATGACTTTCACACAAGATCGATAA
- the rsxA gene encoding electron transport complex subunit RsxA, with amino-acid sequence MTDYLLLFIGTVLVNNFVLVKFLGLCPFMGVSKKLETAIGMGFATTFVMTLASISSWLIDTLILIPLDLVYLRTLSFILVIAVVVQFTEMVVRKTSPTLYRLLGIFLPLITTNCAVLGVALLNINQSHNFLQSAVYGFSAAVGFSFVMVLFAAIRERLAVANVPAPFKGSSIGLITAGLMSLAFMGFSGLVKF; translated from the coding sequence ATGACCGACTATCTTCTACTTTTTATTGGGACAGTGTTAGTCAACAACTTTGTCCTCGTTAAATTCTTGGGATTATGCCCATTTATGGGCGTATCAAAAAAACTAGAAACTGCCATTGGGATGGGGTTTGCGACAACGTTCGTTATGACTCTCGCCTCTATCTCTTCGTGGCTAATCGATACGTTGATCTTAATCCCACTGGATCTAGTCTATCTGCGCACACTGAGCTTTATCCTTGTGATTGCTGTCGTTGTGCAATTTACCGAAATGGTTGTGAGAAAAACCAGCCCAACGTTATACCGCTTATTGGGGATCTTTTTACCGCTGATCACCACTAACTGCGCGGTTCTTGGGGTGGCTTTATTGAATATCAACCAATCCCATAATTTCTTGCAATCTGCGGTTTATGGCTTTAGTGCCGCCGTCGGATTCTCTTTTGTGATGGTGCTTTTCGCCGCTATTCGCGAGCGTTTGGCCGTCGCAAATGTCCCAGCGCCTTTTAAAGGTTCGTCAATTGGCCTGATCACGGCAGGGTTAATGTCCCTCGCATTTATGGGCTTTAGTGGTTTGGTGAAATTCTAA
- the rsxB gene encoding electron transport complex subunit RsxB, with protein MMSLWIAIGILAVFGLIFGLILGYASLRFKVEEDPIVEKLDAILPQSQCGQCSYPGCRPYAEAVANNGEMINKCAPGGEQVMLKIAELMNVDPQPIDGDEEAQNPVRKVAVIDEENCIGCTKCIQACPVDAIVGATRAMHTVIEDLCTGCDLCVAPCPTDCIEMVPVKTTTANWKWDLNTIPVKNITDTPLSSVKEGSHV; from the coding sequence ATGATGTCTTTGTGGATTGCGATTGGCATATTAGCCGTTTTCGGGCTGATCTTTGGTCTGATCTTAGGCTATGCCTCACTACGTTTTAAAGTTGAAGAAGACCCGATTGTTGAAAAACTGGATGCGATTTTACCGCAAAGCCAGTGTGGCCAGTGCAGTTATCCGGGGTGTCGTCCCTATGCTGAAGCCGTCGCCAATAACGGTGAGATGATTAACAAATGCGCCCCTGGCGGCGAGCAAGTGATGCTCAAAATAGCTGAATTGATGAACGTAGATCCTCAGCCTATTGATGGCGATGAAGAGGCACAAAACCCTGTTCGTAAAGTGGCGGTCATCGATGAAGAAAACTGTATTGGTTGCACCAAATGTATTCAAGCTTGCCCTGTGGATGCCATTGTCGGCGCCACTCGTGCTATGCATACTGTGATTGAAGATTTGTGTACAGGCTGTGACCTGTGTGTAGCCCCTTGCCCTACGGATTGTATTGAGATGGTACCGGTTAAAACCACAACCGCTAACTGGAAATGGGATTTAAACACCATCCCAGTTAAAAACATTACGGATACACCTCTTTCTTCAGTTAAAGAGGGCTCCCATGTTTAA
- the rsxC gene encoding electron transport complex subunit RsxC: protein MFNLFKWLKKDNVWDFDGGIHPPEMKLQSSQTPMRVASVPDELIIPLQQHLGPEGELIVKVGDTVLKGQPLTKGTGRTVPVHASTSGTIIAIEPMVTAHPSGLKELCVKIKSDGLDTWVPLQPEPNFQQLSRADLLNKIEQSGIAGLGGAGFPTASKLAGGKDAIKTLIINAAECEPYITADDRLMQEHAQEVIEGCRVLQHLLNPDQVLIGIEDNKPEAINALKRALTPMDTQIFVRVIPTKYPSGGAKQLTKILTGKEVPSGARSSQIGVLMQNVGTVVAIKRAVIDGQPLIERVVTVTGEAIKQPGNFWARLGTPVKHLLQQSGFEPENEQMVIMGGPLMGFTLPDLNVPVVKICNCLLVPTQEEMGKKPTEEACIRCGLCVDACPAGLLPQQLYWFSKGDEHEKAQKHNLFDCIECGACAYVCPSNIPLVQYYRQEKAEIREIDQEERRSAEAKLRFEAKQQRMEREKLAREERHKKAAVQVDTADKDAVNAALARVKAKKASTSEPIKIISGELPDNSAVIAAREARKAQARAKQAQKVAEQTQSGNPEITDGAEGDDPRKAAVAAAIARAKAKKAAAQQTSEPVVEAPVETAEEIDPRKAAVAAAIARAKAKKAAAQQTSEPVIEASVEAAEEIDPRKAAVAAAIARAKAKKAAAQQATEQQSAEPVIEATVEAAEEIDPRKAAVAAAIARAKAKKAAAQQATEQQSAEPVIEATVEAAEEIDPRKAAVAAAIARAKAKKAAAQQASEPVVEAPVETAEEVDPRKAAVAAAIARAKAKKAAAQQATEQQSAEPVIEATVETAEEVDPRKAAVAAAIARVKAKKAAAQRSTEPQSNEQTTTE, encoded by the coding sequence ATGTTTAATTTATTTAAGTGGTTGAAAAAAGATAATGTTTGGGACTTCGATGGTGGTATTCACCCGCCAGAGATGAAACTACAATCCAGCCAAACGCCTATGCGAGTCGCCTCCGTCCCTGACGAATTGATTATTCCGTTGCAACAGCATTTAGGACCTGAGGGTGAACTGATTGTTAAGGTTGGTGACACTGTCCTTAAAGGGCAACCGCTCACCAAAGGTACTGGCCGCACAGTACCCGTCCACGCCTCAACATCAGGAACCATTATTGCCATTGAGCCTATGGTTACCGCTCACCCTTCAGGGTTAAAAGAGCTGTGTGTCAAAATTAAATCTGATGGTTTAGATACTTGGGTCCCCTTACAGCCTGAGCCTAATTTCCAGCAACTTTCACGTGCCGATTTGCTCAATAAGATTGAGCAATCAGGGATCGCAGGTTTAGGGGGCGCAGGTTTCCCAACAGCCTCTAAACTCGCAGGCGGTAAAGATGCCATTAAAACGTTGATCATCAATGCTGCCGAGTGCGAGCCATACATCACCGCAGATGACCGTTTAATGCAAGAACACGCCCAAGAAGTCATCGAAGGTTGTCGCGTTTTACAACATTTACTCAATCCAGACCAAGTACTGATTGGCATTGAAGATAATAAACCCGAAGCCATCAATGCGTTAAAGCGTGCTCTTACACCAATGGATACACAGATTTTTGTGCGGGTGATCCCAACCAAATACCCATCGGGTGGTGCGAAACAACTCACAAAAATCTTAACTGGAAAAGAAGTCCCTTCTGGCGCACGTTCTTCCCAAATTGGCGTACTAATGCAGAACGTTGGTACCGTCGTTGCCATTAAACGTGCGGTGATTGATGGTCAGCCACTGATTGAACGTGTCGTGACAGTGACGGGTGAAGCTATTAAGCAGCCTGGTAATTTCTGGGCGCGTCTAGGCACTCCAGTTAAGCACCTGCTTCAACAATCCGGTTTTGAACCTGAAAATGAACAAATGGTGATTATGGGTGGCCCATTGATGGGCTTTACGCTGCCGGATCTGAATGTACCTGTGGTGAAAATATGTAACTGTTTATTGGTGCCTACCCAAGAAGAAATGGGTAAAAAACCAACCGAAGAAGCCTGCATTCGTTGCGGTTTATGTGTTGATGCCTGCCCTGCTGGATTACTGCCCCAGCAATTATATTGGTTCAGTAAAGGCGACGAACACGAAAAAGCGCAGAAACATAACCTGTTTGATTGCATTGAGTGTGGCGCTTGCGCTTATGTTTGCCCAAGTAATATTCCATTGGTGCAATATTATCGCCAAGAAAAAGCCGAAATTCGCGAGATAGACCAAGAGGAACGTCGTTCCGCAGAAGCAAAATTGCGCTTTGAAGCTAAACAACAACGAATGGAACGCGAAAAACTTGCCCGTGAAGAGCGCCATAAAAAAGCGGCTGTTCAAGTGGATACCGCAGATAAAGATGCGGTTAATGCGGCGCTGGCTCGAGTTAAAGCGAAGAAAGCATCAACCTCTGAGCCAATAAAAATTATTTCGGGTGAATTGCCGGATAATAGCGCCGTTATTGCAGCAAGAGAAGCGCGCAAAGCCCAAGCTCGTGCTAAACAAGCGCAAAAAGTCGCAGAACAAACCCAATCTGGCAACCCAGAAATTACAGACGGCGCTGAGGGAGATGACCCACGCAAAGCTGCCGTCGCCGCTGCCATTGCTCGTGCAAAAGCCAAGAAAGCCGCTGCGCAACAAACTTCAGAGCCTGTCGTTGAAGCACCTGTTGAAACCGCTGAGGAAATCGACCCGCGTAAAGCTGCCGTTGCTGCTGCCATTGCCCGTGCTAAAGCTAAAAAAGCGGCTGCGCAACAGACTTCAGAGCCTGTTATTGAAGCTTCAGTTGAAGCCGCTGAGGAAATCGACCCGCGCAAAGCTGCCGTCGCTGCTGCCATTGCCCGTGCTAAAGCTAAAAAAGCGGCTGCGCAACAAGCTACAGAACAACAATCCGCTGAGCCTGTTATTGAAGCGACAGTTGAAGCCGCTGAGGAAATCGACCCGCGTAAAGCTGCCGTTGCTGCTGCCATTGCCCGTGCAAAAGCTAAAAAAGCGGCTGCGCAACAAGCGACAGAACAACAATCCGCTGAGCCTGTTATTGAAGCGACAGTTGAAGCCGCTGAGGAAATCGACCCGCGCAAAGCTGCCGTTGCTGCTGCCATTGCCCGTGCAAAAGCCAAGAAAGCGGCCGCACAACAAGCTTCAGAGCCTGTTGTTGAAGCACCTGTTGAAACCGCTGAAGAAGTCGACCCACGCAAAGCTGCCGTTGCCGCTGCGATTGCTCGCGCAAAAGCCAAAAAAGCCGCGGCACAGCAAGCGACAGAACAACAATCCGCTGAGCCTGTTATTGAAGCGACAGTTGAAACTGCTGAAGAAGTCGACCCACGTAAAGCTGCCGTTGCTGCTGCGATTGCCCGAGTTAAGGCAAAGAAAGCGGCTGCTCAGCGATCTACAGAACCTCAATCAAACGAACAAACCACCACAGAGTAA